In one Neobacillus sp. WH10 genomic region, the following are encoded:
- a CDS encoding phosphatidate cytidylyltransferase: MKQRIITGVVAAALFLPIVYFGGIPLVVLTYFLATIGLYELMRMKNLNIFSIHGILSILFLWVLIFPEKYQYVLDTFYYSKTELCIVFILLLLTYTVITKNRFTFEDVSFSILSALYVGIGFYFFFETRVDGGLVYILYSLFMVWATDSGAYFIGKALGKRKLWPEISPNKTVEGFLGGVVCAVIVALLFVLFTDIKGSIIGITAVLSVFGQIGDLVQSAFKRHFNVKDSGKILPGHGGILDRFDSLIFVWPILNLFHLWN, from the coding sequence ATGAAGCAAAGAATCATAACAGGAGTCGTCGCTGCGGCATTATTTTTGCCAATTGTTTATTTTGGCGGGATTCCGCTTGTAGTATTAACCTATTTTTTAGCTACTATTGGGTTGTATGAATTAATGAGAATGAAAAATCTTAACATTTTTTCTATCCATGGAATACTTTCGATTTTGTTTCTATGGGTACTAATTTTTCCGGAGAAGTATCAATATGTCTTGGATACTTTTTATTATTCAAAAACAGAATTGTGCATTGTGTTTATACTATTATTATTGACATACACTGTGATTACCAAGAATCGTTTTACATTTGAGGATGTCTCATTTTCCATACTATCCGCCCTTTATGTAGGAATTGGCTTTTATTTTTTCTTTGAAACAAGGGTGGATGGGGGATTAGTTTACATTTTATATTCCTTATTTATGGTTTGGGCAACGGATTCAGGTGCTTACTTTATTGGGAAAGCGCTTGGAAAGAGAAAGCTCTGGCCAGAAATCAGCCCTAATAAGACCGTTGAAGGTTTCTTAGGCGGTGTCGTTTGTGCAGTTATTGTTGCCCTTCTCTTTGTATTATTCACTGATATAAAAGGGTCAATAATTGGAATAACTGCTGTACTATCTGTTTTTGGACAAATTGGCGATCTTGTTCAATCCGCTTTTAAACGTCATTTTAATGTGAAAGATTCAGGAAAAATTTTACCTGGTCATGGAGGTATACTTGATCGCTTTGACAGCCTAATATTTGTTTGGCCAATATTAAACCTATTCCACCTTTGGAATTAA
- the pyrH gene encoding UMP kinase: MSGPKYKRVVLKLSGEALAGESSFGIKPSVIKSIAIQVKEIAELGVEVAVVVGGGNIWRGKIGSEMGMDRATADYMGMLATVMNSLALQDSLEHLGIESRVQTSIEMRQVAEPYIRRRAIRHLEKQRVVIFAAGTGNPYFSTDTTAALRAAEIDAEVILMAKNNVDGVYSADPRIDANATKYEDLTFLDVIKEGLAVMDSTASSLCMDNDIPLIVFSIMEQGNIKKAVMGEKIGTIVRGKN; this comes from the coding sequence ATGAGCGGTCCTAAGTACAAACGCGTGGTATTAAAATTGAGCGGAGAAGCACTTGCTGGTGAATCGAGCTTTGGAATTAAACCTTCAGTTATCAAATCGATTGCCATTCAAGTAAAAGAAATTGCAGAACTTGGGGTAGAGGTAGCTGTGGTTGTTGGCGGCGGCAATATTTGGCGCGGGAAAATCGGAAGTGAAATGGGTATGGACAGAGCAACTGCCGATTATATGGGGATGCTTGCAACTGTAATGAATTCTTTAGCACTTCAAGATAGTTTGGAGCACTTAGGAATTGAATCACGTGTACAAACCTCAATAGAAATGCGTCAGGTCGCTGAACCGTATATTAGACGTCGTGCCATTAGACATTTAGAGAAGCAACGTGTCGTTATTTTTGCTGCTGGAACAGGTAATCCTTATTTCTCAACTGATACAACAGCTGCACTGCGAGCAGCAGAAATTGATGCTGAGGTTATATTAATGGCAAAAAATAATGTCGATGGTGTCTATTCGGCAGACCCTCGTATCGACGCAAATGCCACTAAATATGAAGATCTAACATTCTTAGATGTGATTAAAGAAGGGTTAGCTGTCATGGACTCAACAGCATCTTCCTTATGTATGGATAATGATATTCCACTAATTGTTTTCTCAATTATGGAACAAGGCAATATTAAAAAAGCCGTTATGGGTGAAAAAATTGGAACTATCGTTAGGGGGAAAAATTAA
- a CDS encoding isoprenyl transferase, which produces MLNKFILRKKQNTSSTLRDKIEEIKKLPVPEHVAIIMDGNGRWAKKRALPRIAGHHEGMKVVRKTTMLANDLGIKVLTLYAFSTENWKRPKNEVEYIMKLPEEFLGTFLPDLVKNNVQVKMMGYKDQLPIHTLRAIEKAMEETKDNTGLVLNFALNYGSRAEILDAVKQVLNDSKNGILKESELDERVFSSYLMSSNFTDPDLLIRTSGEIRLSNFMLWQLAYSEFWFTDVLWPDFNEDHLLEAVDVFQKRQRRYGGL; this is translated from the coding sequence ATGTTAAATAAATTTATACTTAGGAAGAAGCAAAATACCTCTTCCACACTCCGAGATAAAATAGAAGAAATAAAAAAACTGCCTGTTCCTGAGCATGTTGCCATAATAATGGATGGCAACGGGCGCTGGGCTAAAAAAAGGGCGTTACCGCGTATTGCTGGCCATCATGAAGGGATGAAGGTTGTTCGTAAAACAACCATGTTGGCAAATGATCTTGGAATAAAAGTCTTAACCCTGTATGCTTTTTCAACTGAGAACTGGAAGCGCCCCAAAAATGAAGTTGAATACATTATGAAGCTGCCGGAAGAATTTTTAGGGACATTTCTTCCTGATTTAGTTAAGAATAATGTTCAAGTGAAAATGATGGGTTATAAAGATCAGCTTCCAATACATACTCTTCGAGCAATAGAAAAAGCTATGGAAGAAACGAAAGATAACACCGGACTCGTGTTAAACTTTGCCTTGAATTATGGAAGCAGAGCTGAGATACTCGATGCGGTTAAGCAAGTCTTAAATGATAGCAAAAATGGCATACTAAAAGAGAGTGAACTCGACGAACGAGTATTCTCCTCCTACCTAATGAGTTCGAATTTCACTGATCCTGACCTTTTAATCCGTACTAGTGGTGAAATTCGCTTGAGTAACTTTATGCTTTGGCAATTGGCTTACTCGGAGTTTTGGTTTACGGATGTATTATGGCCTGACTTTAATGAGGATCATTTGCTTGAAGCGGTTGATGTCTTCCAAAAACGCCAACGTCGGTATGGTGGCTTATAG
- the frr gene encoding ribosome recycling factor, whose protein sequence is MPKQVISSTKDRMTKAIQSYTRELASIRAGRASASLLDRITVDYYGAPTPVNQMAGITTPEARLLVIQPYDKSILSEIEKAILKSDLGINPTNDGQVIRIAIPQLTEERRKELVKVVKKESEEAKVALRNIRRDANDSLKKLEKNGEITEDALRGYSDDVQKLTDEFIQKIDQITKDKEKEILEV, encoded by the coding sequence ATGCCAAAACAAGTCATCTCTTCTACAAAAGATCGTATGACAAAAGCTATTCAGTCATATACTCGCGAACTTGCTAGCATCCGAGCTGGGAGAGCAAGTGCTTCTTTACTTGACCGGATTACGGTTGATTATTATGGCGCACCTACTCCTGTAAATCAAATGGCAGGTATCACAACTCCTGAAGCTAGACTACTCGTAATTCAACCATATGATAAATCAATTCTTAGTGAAATTGAAAAGGCAATCTTAAAATCTGATTTAGGAATAAATCCTACCAACGATGGTCAGGTTATTCGAATTGCAATTCCTCAATTGACAGAGGAACGCCGGAAAGAACTCGTTAAAGTAGTTAAAAAAGAATCTGAAGAAGCAAAGGTTGCACTTCGTAATATTCGACGTGATGCCAATGATTCTTTGAAGAAGCTTGAGAAGAATGGTGAAATTACAGAAGATGCACTTCGTGGCTATTCTGATGATGTTCAAAAGCTTACTGATGAATTCATTCAAAAAATCGATCAAATCACAAAAGACAAAGAAAAAGAAATATTAGAAGTGTAA